From Microbacterium croceum, a single genomic window includes:
- a CDS encoding SDR family NAD(P)-dependent oxidoreductase encodes MAQYDVSGRSAIVTGAGSGIGRSTALLLAANGAAVVVNDLDADHANAVVEEIRAAGGTAEASVGDATDAAWITSSIELANTLAPLRIGVNNAGIGGASAPTADYTDDAWDKVIAINLNAVFRNMKAQIPSILANGGGSVVNIASILGSVGFANAPAYVTAKHGVVGMTKSAALEYSGQGVRVNSVGPGFIDTPLLAHMDAEVKDFLVSKHPIGRLGQADEVAHLIAFLASDAASFITGSYHLVDGGYTAQ; translated from the coding sequence ATGGCTCAGTACGATGTCTCAGGCCGCTCCGCAATCGTGACGGGAGCCGGCAGCGGAATCGGACGCTCGACCGCCCTCCTGCTCGCCGCGAACGGCGCCGCCGTGGTCGTGAACGACCTCGATGCAGACCACGCGAACGCGGTCGTCGAGGAGATCCGCGCCGCCGGCGGCACCGCCGAGGCATCCGTCGGCGACGCGACCGACGCCGCCTGGATCACCTCTTCCATCGAACTCGCGAACACTCTCGCCCCGCTGCGCATCGGCGTCAACAACGCCGGCATCGGCGGAGCATCCGCCCCGACCGCGGACTACACGGACGACGCCTGGGACAAGGTCATCGCGATCAACCTCAACGCGGTGTTCCGCAACATGAAGGCGCAGATCCCGTCGATCCTCGCGAACGGCGGCGGATCGGTCGTGAACATCGCGTCGATCCTCGGCAGCGTCGGTTTCGCGAACGCCCCGGCCTACGTCACGGCGAAACACGGCGTGGTCGGCATGACCAAGTCCGCGGCGCTGGAGTACTCCGGCCAGGGCGTGCGCGTGAACTCGGTGGGCCCCGGCTTCATCGACACCCCGCTGCTGGCGCACATGGACGCCGAGGTGAAGGACTTCCTCGTGAGCAAGCACCCGATCGGGCGCCTGGGACAGGCCGATGAGGTCGCACACCTGATCGCGTTCCTCGCCAGCGATGCCGCGAGCTTCATCACCGGCAGCTACCACCTGGTCGACGGCGGTTACACCGCCCAGTGA
- a CDS encoding MFS transporter: MSASMTRPPLWRRLLAGIVPSMREPRRLTVDDITIVDRPMLRRAVAGTVVGNLMEWYDIGIYGYLAVIIGRVFLPDASGAAQSLFSLGVFAVTFIARPVGGIVLGQLGDRLGRQRVLAFTLIMMAAATFLIGVLPDFSVIGIWAPILLIVLKLAQGFSTGGEYAGATTFITEYAPDRRRGFYASLLDLGSYMGFAVGAAFVSILQLTVSAEAMEGFAWRIPFLVALPLGLIAIYFRLKIEDTPAFQDAQASAQAAADDAHAAADAPKGVVALVRAYWRELLTAFVLVAAANTVGYALTSYMPTYLTGTLGYDEVHGTLLTLPVLVAMALCIPLTGALSDRIGRRRVLFIGSISAIVLAVPAFLFMMHGEIWSTLLGLVLLAFPVTFYVANLASSLPALFPTSSRYGGMGISYNLAVALFAGTAPFVMEALVQLTGSPLAPAFYVIATSIAGVIAVAVLKESARRPLPGAMPSVQTEEEAVALVETQEENPDLDLDELFPERTETP; the protein is encoded by the coding sequence ATGTCCGCATCCATGACTCGGCCCCCGCTCTGGCGTCGCCTCCTTGCGGGCATCGTCCCGTCGATGCGAGAGCCTCGTCGGTTGACCGTCGACGACATCACGATCGTCGATCGCCCGATGCTGCGCCGCGCGGTCGCCGGCACCGTGGTCGGCAACCTCATGGAGTGGTACGACATCGGCATCTACGGCTACCTCGCCGTGATCATCGGGCGCGTCTTCCTCCCGGATGCATCCGGCGCTGCGCAGTCGCTGTTCTCGCTCGGCGTCTTCGCCGTCACGTTCATCGCGCGTCCGGTCGGCGGGATCGTGCTCGGTCAGCTCGGCGACAGGCTCGGCCGTCAGCGCGTGCTCGCGTTCACCCTGATCATGATGGCGGCAGCCACCTTCCTGATCGGAGTCCTCCCCGACTTCTCGGTCATCGGCATCTGGGCGCCGATCCTGCTGATCGTGCTCAAGCTCGCTCAGGGCTTCTCCACCGGCGGCGAGTACGCGGGCGCGACCACCTTCATCACCGAGTACGCCCCCGATCGCCGTCGCGGGTTCTACGCCTCGCTCCTCGATCTCGGCTCCTACATGGGCTTCGCCGTCGGCGCCGCCTTCGTCTCGATCCTCCAGCTCACCGTGTCAGCGGAAGCCATGGAGGGCTTCGCCTGGCGGATCCCGTTCCTCGTCGCTCTGCCGCTGGGCCTCATCGCGATCTACTTCCGGCTGAAGATCGAAGACACTCCGGCGTTCCAGGACGCGCAGGCGTCTGCCCAGGCCGCCGCGGATGACGCGCACGCCGCCGCCGATGCCCCCAAGGGTGTGGTCGCACTGGTGCGCGCCTACTGGCGCGAACTGCTGACCGCGTTCGTGCTCGTCGCCGCGGCCAACACCGTGGGCTACGCGCTCACCTCGTACATGCCGACGTATCTGACCGGGACGCTCGGCTACGACGAGGTCCACGGCACGCTCCTCACCCTGCCGGTGCTCGTCGCGATGGCGTTGTGCATCCCGCTGACGGGCGCGCTCTCCGACCGCATCGGCCGCCGCCGCGTCCTGTTCATCGGGTCGATCTCGGCGATCGTGCTCGCCGTCCCCGCCTTCCTCTTCATGATGCACGGAGAGATCTGGTCCACGCTGCTGGGGCTGGTGCTGCTCGCGTTCCCCGTCACGTTCTACGTGGCGAATCTCGCGTCGTCGTTGCCGGCGCTGTTCCCCACGTCGTCCCGGTACGGCGGCATGGGGATCTCGTACAACCTCGCCGTCGCGCTGTTCGCCGGTACCGCGCCCTTCGTCATGGAAGCCCTCGTGCAGCTCACCGGATCGCCGTTGGCGCCCGCCTTCTACGTGATCGCGACCTCGATCGCGGGTGTCATCGCCGTCGCGGTGCTGAAGGAATCGGCACGCCGCCCGTTGCCCGGCGCGATGCCGAGCGTGCAGACGGAGGAAGAAGCCGTCGCGCTCGTCGAGACCCAGGAGGAGAACCCCGACCTCGACCTCGACGAGCTGTTCCCGGAGCGCACCGAGACCCCCTGA
- a CDS encoding SDR family oxidoreductase encodes MTELTQPTGREEELRAVPRDDGSAPRALVLGATGYIGGRLTPRLLNAGYRVRVLARDAARAASFPWGADCEIVEGSADDADAVAKAMDDVDVVYYLIHSMTAGKGFEESDDRAASTVAEAAKRAGVRRIVYLGGLHPEDAKLSPHLRSRVQVGETFLHSGVPTLVLQAGVVIGSGSASFEMIRHLTDVLPYMPAPKWVRNRIQPIAVRDVLHYLLGAARVEPDVNRAVDIGGPDVLRYGQMMNGYAVEAGLPQRAIAALPVLTPGLASHWVNLVTPVPRSIARPLVASLQNECVVKDHAVDDLIPQPSGGLTPYRTAVALALGRVDADTIETSWQDSEVSGAPSDPLPSDPDWAGRTAFTDARSLQTSASVDALWGVIVGIGGENGWYSSPFLWAVRGWMDRLVGGVGLRRGRRSRTAARVGDAIDFWRVEAASAPGSGDEQAGLLRLRAEMKVPGSAWLELRAIADGEGARYEQRAVFFPRGLSGRLYWLAVLPFHGFIFAGMAARITAAAEGTDRVDRTRD; translated from the coding sequence ATGACCGAGCTCACTCAGCCCACCGGCCGCGAAGAAGAGCTGCGCGCCGTCCCGCGTGACGACGGCAGCGCCCCGCGCGCCCTCGTCCTCGGGGCCACCGGCTACATCGGCGGGCGACTCACACCGCGCCTGCTCAACGCCGGATACCGCGTGCGCGTGCTCGCCCGAGACGCCGCCCGCGCCGCATCCTTCCCGTGGGGCGCGGACTGCGAGATCGTCGAGGGGTCGGCAGACGACGCGGATGCCGTCGCGAAGGCTATGGACGACGTCGACGTCGTGTACTACCTGATCCACTCCATGACCGCGGGCAAGGGGTTCGAGGAGAGCGATGACCGTGCGGCCAGCACGGTCGCCGAGGCGGCGAAGCGCGCGGGGGTGCGCCGGATCGTCTACCTCGGCGGACTGCATCCGGAAGACGCGAAGCTCTCGCCGCATCTGCGCTCCCGCGTGCAGGTCGGCGAGACGTTCCTGCACTCGGGGGTGCCGACACTCGTGCTGCAGGCGGGCGTCGTGATCGGCTCGGGTTCGGCGTCGTTCGAGATGATCCGGCACCTCACCGACGTGCTGCCGTACATGCCGGCGCCCAAGTGGGTGCGCAACCGCATCCAGCCGATCGCGGTGCGCGACGTGCTGCACTATCTGCTGGGCGCGGCCCGGGTGGAGCCGGACGTGAACCGCGCCGTCGACATCGGCGGCCCCGACGTGCTGCGCTACGGGCAGATGATGAACGGTTACGCGGTCGAGGCGGGGCTCCCGCAGCGTGCCATCGCCGCACTACCGGTGCTCACTCCCGGCCTCGCCTCGCACTGGGTGAATCTCGTGACGCCGGTGCCACGATCGATCGCCCGCCCGCTCGTCGCCTCGCTGCAGAACGAGTGCGTCGTGAAGGACCATGCGGTCGACGACCTGATTCCACAGCCGTCCGGCGGGCTGACCCCCTATCGCACGGCCGTCGCCCTGGCACTCGGACGTGTGGATGCCGACACGATCGAGACCAGCTGGCAGGACTCCGAGGTCTCCGGCGCCCCGAGCGACCCGCTGCCGAGCGACCCCGACTGGGCAGGCCGCACGGCGTTCACCGACGCACGGTCGCTGCAGACCTCTGCATCCGTCGACGCCCTGTGGGGCGTGATCGTCGGCATCGGCGGCGAGAACGGCTGGTACTCCTCGCCGTTCCTGTGGGCCGTCCGCGGCTGGATGGACCGGCTGGTCGGCGGCGTCGGACTGCGCCGCGGGCGCCGCAGCCGCACCGCTGCACGCGTGGGCGATGCGATCGACTTCTGGCGCGTGGAGGCCGCGTCGGCCCCGGGCTCGGGCGACGAGCAGGCCGGCCTGCTGCGACTGCGCGCCGAGATGAAGGTGCCGGGCTCGGCGTGGCTCGAACTGCGCGCGATCGCGGACGGCGAGGGGGCACGCTACGAGCAGCGCGCGGTGTTCTTCCCGAGGGGGCTGAGTGGACGCCTGTACTGGCTCGCCGTGCTGCCGTTCCACGGGTTCATCTTCGCCGGGATGGCGGCGCGGATCACGGCCGCCGCCGAGGGCACCGACCGGGTGGACCGGACGCGGGACTAG
- a CDS encoding DUF7882 family protein, which yields MGYLNYAGAPTSFTIDDEMLAHVRAVVVTKLRRSESFALTIPTIGAASETLWIHASIPLRFSLVDDVPLGRPLLVAMMEAASSSGGLDLTDERLARSLGERSFTHAMSA from the coding sequence ATGGGGTACCTGAACTATGCCGGCGCGCCGACGTCGTTCACCATCGACGACGAGATGCTCGCGCACGTCCGCGCCGTCGTGGTGACCAAGCTTCGTCGCAGCGAGTCCTTCGCGCTCACCATCCCCACGATCGGCGCCGCGTCGGAGACGCTGTGGATCCACGCCTCGATTCCCCTGCGGTTCTCCCTTGTCGACGATGTGCCTCTCGGGCGTCCTCTCCTGGTCGCGATGATGGAGGCGGCGAGCTCGTCCGGTGGACTCGACCTGACGGACGAGAGGTTGGCGCGCTCGCTCGGGGAACGCTCCTTCACCCACGCCATGAGCGCCTGA
- a CDS encoding MarR family winged helix-turn-helix transcriptional regulator: protein MSTSVHVSTSELVRRVEELRRAEAQLTRRLAAMRAPNDTDREAMRFISDAPIDAPATPGELAAHLGVSTAAVTSVIRRLRARGQVVVARHPDDARSKVLRPSLRDLHSPVDELSRRVEALAGEFTPDQVDTVSRFLRRLGEEIAEIPE, encoded by the coding sequence ATGTCCACCAGCGTGCACGTATCGACCTCCGAACTGGTGCGCCGCGTCGAGGAGCTTCGCCGCGCAGAAGCGCAGCTCACGCGTCGCTTGGCGGCCATGCGGGCCCCGAACGACACCGATCGTGAGGCGATGCGGTTCATCTCCGACGCGCCGATCGACGCTCCGGCCACGCCGGGTGAGCTCGCCGCGCATCTCGGCGTCAGCACGGCCGCGGTCACGAGCGTGATCCGACGGCTACGCGCTCGTGGGCAGGTGGTGGTCGCCCGGCATCCTGATGACGCCCGTTCCAAGGTGCTGCGGCCGTCGCTGCGAGATCTGCACAGCCCCGTCGATGAGCTCTCTCGACGCGTGGAGGCGCTGGCCGGCGAGTTCACTCCCGACCAGGTCGACACGGTCTCGCGGTTCCTCCGCCGCCTCGGCGAGGAGATCGCCGAGATCCCGGAGTGA
- a CDS encoding ArsR/SmtB family transcription factor produces the protein MVAQRELSEAEVDRVFHALATSTRRDILRRTIEREQSVSTLAAEYEMSFAAVQKHVAVLEAANLIVKRAEGRERLVRANPEMIARARALLARYEELWRSRIARLDDLLAEPAPSTGSGAHPAATDNTDNARTEEGD, from the coding sequence ATGGTTGCACAAAGAGAACTCAGCGAAGCGGAGGTCGATCGTGTGTTCCACGCACTGGCCACGTCGACCCGGCGCGACATCCTGCGCCGGACGATCGAGCGGGAGCAGTCCGTCTCGACCCTCGCCGCCGAATACGAGATGTCGTTCGCCGCGGTGCAGAAGCACGTCGCCGTGCTCGAGGCCGCGAACCTCATCGTCAAGCGCGCCGAGGGACGCGAGCGCCTGGTCCGCGCGAACCCCGAGATGATCGCCCGCGCCAGGGCGCTCCTCGCCCGTTACGAAGAGCTGTGGCGGTCGCGCATCGCCCGACTCGACGACCTGCTGGCCGAGCCGGCCCCTTCGACAGGCTCAGGGGCCCACCCTGCAGCCACCGACAACACCGACAACGCACGAACCGAAGAAGGAGACTGA
- a CDS encoding MarR family winged helix-turn-helix transcriptional regulator, which yields MRDPDEFSPSGYWYPDGGSDQTISLLDQLRRYRAAETAMRARTRATMLMNENDLRALRFLLHEQRAGRSVRPIDLSRVLDISTASTTMLIDRLERGGHAHRAPHPSDRRAGIVVPTTHGDDEVRATLGAMHQRMLAYVDALSDHDRAIIVRFLGGMSAAVESDASTAPAP from the coding sequence ATGCGGGATCCGGACGAGTTCTCGCCGTCCGGATACTGGTATCCGGACGGCGGCTCCGACCAGACGATCTCCCTGCTGGATCAGCTGCGCCGATATCGCGCGGCCGAGACCGCCATGCGGGCACGGACACGCGCGACCATGCTCATGAACGAGAACGACCTGCGGGCATTGCGTTTCCTGTTGCATGAGCAGCGAGCAGGAAGGTCCGTGCGACCGATCGATCTGTCACGGGTCCTCGACATCTCCACGGCCTCGACGACCATGCTGATCGACCGTCTCGAGAGGGGCGGGCATGCGCACCGCGCACCGCACCCCAGCGACCGGAGGGCGGGCATCGTCGTTCCGACGACGCACGGCGACGACGAGGTGCGGGCGACGCTGGGGGCCATGCATCAGAGGATGCTGGCCTACGTCGACGCTCTCTCCGATCACGACCGCGCGATCATCGTGCGGTTTCTCGGCGGGATGAGCGCCGCCGTCGAATCGGACGCTTCGACCGCGCCGGCCCCCTGA
- a CDS encoding ABC1 kinase family protein, producing the protein MTDAAAQGAHRARYRRILSFAAREFVKIWWYELVLPRFGMSSVAERTRGPRMQKFARRFHALAIELGGLMIKVGQFMSSRLDVLPPEITAELEGLQDEVPAVPFADIRAAAEAELGIPLDRAYSWFDETPVAAASLGQVHRARLSELDAADTGLENVVVKVQRPGIDGIVAVDLAALRRVARWLTRVRLVADRVDAPALVEEFAETSLEEIDYLHEAASAERFRENFADDPRVDTPEIVWERSTRRVLTLSDVTAIKINDTEALRAAGIDPAKVAEVFAEVMFDQVFTHSFVHADPHPGNIFVTPGPSTGSGAEEQNWRLTFIDFGMMAEVPDNLRAGLRTLLIAVTGRDSRGLVAAAQEIGVLLPSADTAELERALKELFARFGGMGFAELATVDPREFKDFADEFGDMVRSLPLQLPENMLLLIRAVSLTSGMCSGLDPSFNVWDAAEPYAGRLLRDETGNVVQAFASSAMETAGITMRLPKRIDDIIGRVDDGTVTFDTSRLERRLDRLEGIARRIASGVLFAAMLVGGALLVTPLPPLGITLICVSALPLLHSVFAGVGRRGR; encoded by the coding sequence ATGACGGATGCCGCGGCGCAGGGCGCCCATCGTGCCCGCTACCGCCGCATCCTGTCGTTCGCCGCGCGCGAATTCGTCAAGATCTGGTGGTACGAGCTCGTCCTCCCGCGGTTCGGGATGAGCTCGGTCGCTGAGCGCACGCGCGGTCCGCGCATGCAGAAGTTCGCGCGGCGTTTCCATGCGCTCGCGATCGAGCTCGGCGGGCTCATGATCAAGGTCGGACAGTTCATGTCGTCGCGCCTCGACGTGCTGCCGCCCGAGATCACGGCCGAGCTCGAAGGGCTGCAGGACGAGGTGCCGGCGGTGCCGTTCGCCGACATCCGCGCGGCTGCTGAAGCCGAGCTGGGGATCCCGCTCGACCGCGCCTACTCCTGGTTCGACGAGACGCCGGTGGCCGCGGCATCGCTCGGCCAGGTGCACCGCGCTCGGCTCTCGGAGCTCGACGCCGCCGACACCGGTCTCGAGAACGTCGTGGTCAAGGTGCAGCGTCCCGGCATCGACGGGATCGTGGCGGTCGACCTGGCCGCGCTCCGCCGCGTCGCCCGCTGGTTGACCCGTGTGCGTCTGGTCGCCGACCGCGTCGACGCCCCCGCGCTCGTCGAGGAGTTCGCCGAGACCAGTCTCGAAGAGATCGACTACCTGCACGAGGCGGCGAGTGCCGAGCGGTTCCGCGAGAACTTCGCCGACGACCCGCGCGTCGACACCCCCGAGATCGTGTGGGAGCGTTCGACCCGTCGGGTGCTCACCCTGTCGGATGTCACGGCGATCAAGATCAACGACACCGAGGCGCTCCGTGCCGCAGGCATCGACCCTGCGAAGGTCGCCGAGGTGTTCGCCGAGGTCATGTTCGACCAGGTCTTCACGCACAGCTTCGTGCACGCCGATCCGCATCCCGGCAACATCTTCGTGACACCCGGCCCTTCGACAGGCTCAGGGGCCGAGGAACAGAACTGGCGGCTCACTTTCATCGACTTCGGCATGATGGCCGAGGTGCCGGACAACCTGCGCGCCGGTCTGCGCACGCTGCTGATCGCCGTGACGGGGCGCGACAGCCGCGGACTCGTCGCCGCCGCGCAGGAGATCGGCGTGCTGCTGCCTTCCGCCGACACCGCCGAGCTCGAACGCGCCCTGAAGGAGCTGTTCGCCCGCTTCGGCGGCATGGGCTTCGCCGAGCTGGCCACGGTCGACCCGCGCGAGTTCAAGGACTTCGCCGACGAGTTCGGCGACATGGTGCGCTCGCTCCCGTTGCAGCTGCCCGAGAACATGCTGCTTCTCATCCGCGCGGTCTCGCTCACCTCCGGCATGTGCAGCGGACTCGACCCCTCTTTCAACGTGTGGGATGCCGCCGAGCCCTACGCCGGGCGCCTGCTGCGTGACGAGACCGGCAACGTGGTGCAGGCCTTCGCGTCGAGCGCGATGGAGACCGCCGGTATCACCATGCGGCTCCCGAAGCGGATCGACGACATCATCGGCCGTGTCGACGACGGCACGGTGACGTTCGACACCTCGCGACTGGAGCGCCGGCTCGACCGCCTCGAAGGCATCGCCCGCCGGATCGCCTCGGGGGTGCTGTTCGCCGCGATGCTGGTGGGCGGCGCGCTGCTGGTCACGCCGTTGCCCCCGCTCGGCATCACGCTGATCTGCGTCTCGGCGCTCCCGCTGCTGCACTCCGTGTTCGCCGGGGTCGGTCGGCGCGGGCGCTGA
- a CDS encoding PadR family transcriptional regulator — MNNAFPSNPFGGSGFGAGAGGPASALFEAMDQLRKSFDPRPGGGSRMARGDVRSAVLSLLAEKPMHGYQIINEISERSGGSWKPSAGSVYPTLQLLADEGLIEAEEQNGRKTYSLTEAGRDVAAESADTPAPWESSGHRAGESRDSARFNALPKAGVDLAAAAAQVGRSGSPEQVQATIEVLDEARRRLYSILAQD, encoded by the coding sequence ATGAACAACGCATTCCCCTCGAACCCGTTCGGCGGATCCGGCTTCGGAGCCGGCGCCGGCGGCCCGGCATCCGCTCTGTTCGAAGCCATGGATCAGCTCCGCAAGTCGTTCGATCCGCGTCCGGGCGGCGGCTCGCGCATGGCGCGCGGCGACGTGCGCTCCGCCGTGCTCTCGCTGCTCGCCGAGAAGCCCATGCACGGCTATCAGATCATCAACGAGATCTCCGAACGCAGCGGCGGATCGTGGAAGCCCAGCGCGGGCTCCGTGTATCCCACCCTGCAGCTGCTCGCCGACGAAGGCCTGATCGAGGCCGAGGAGCAGAACGGTCGCAAGACCTACTCGCTCACCGAGGCGGGTCGTGATGTCGCGGCCGAGTCCGCCGACACCCCGGCCCCCTGGGAGTCGTCCGGTCACCGCGCCGGCGAGTCCCGCGACAGCGCTCGGTTCAACGCGCTGCCCAAGGCCGGCGTCGACCTCGCCGCCGCTGCCGCGCAGGTCGGTCGCAGCGGGAGCCCGGAGCAGGTGCAGGCCACGATCGAGGTGCTCGACGAGGCTCGCCGTAGGCTGTACTCGATCCTCGCCCAGGACTGA
- a CDS encoding SRPBCC family protein: MPVTDVTTDAENLTMTVVADLAAPVERVWAVYSDPRQLERFWGPPGWPATFTAWDHTVGGKGNYTMNGPRGEKASGTWEFLRIDAPHSFEVLDAFADDQGTPDPDLPSMRMVFTFEPSSAGTRMVTTSYFESVEALEQVVQMGAIEGTKLAMGQLDAVLQDLRDYAQGKGTTVELLDDTHVRITRLVDGPRDLVWRAFNEPDLVKKWMLGPDGWEMTECIVATVPGETYRNSWAPVGDTEGEPFGFEGEVLIFEEPRRAVTTERMQGQPTETLNDMSLYEEDGATLITVLIEYPDKETRDMILATGMADGMEASYARLESTVLAV; the protein is encoded by the coding sequence ATGCCTGTCACCGACGTCACGACCGATGCCGAGAACCTGACCATGACGGTCGTCGCCGACCTGGCGGCCCCCGTCGAACGTGTCTGGGCCGTCTACAGCGATCCGCGCCAGCTCGAGCGCTTCTGGGGTCCTCCCGGATGGCCGGCGACATTCACCGCTTGGGACCACACGGTCGGAGGCAAGGGCAACTACACGATGAACGGTCCCCGCGGAGAGAAGGCCTCGGGCACGTGGGAGTTCCTGCGCATCGATGCCCCACACAGCTTCGAGGTGCTCGATGCGTTCGCCGACGACCAGGGCACGCCCGATCCCGACCTGCCCTCGATGCGGATGGTCTTCACGTTCGAGCCGTCGTCCGCGGGCACCCGCATGGTCACCACCAGCTACTTCGAATCGGTCGAGGCGCTGGAGCAGGTCGTGCAGATGGGCGCGATCGAGGGCACGAAGCTCGCGATGGGGCAGCTCGATGCCGTGCTGCAGGACCTCCGCGACTACGCGCAGGGCAAGGGCACCACGGTGGAGCTGCTCGACGACACCCACGTGCGCATCACCCGACTCGTCGACGGCCCGCGCGACCTGGTGTGGCGTGCGTTCAACGAACCCGACCTGGTCAAGAAGTGGATGCTCGGACCCGACGGGTGGGAGATGACGGAGTGCATCGTCGCCACGGTGCCGGGTGAGACGTATCGCAACTCCTGGGCGCCGGTCGGCGACACCGAGGGCGAGCCGTTCGGGTTCGAGGGCGAGGTGCTGATCTTCGAAGAGCCCCGCCGTGCGGTCACGACCGAGCGGATGCAGGGCCAGCCGACCGAGACCCTCAATGACATGAGCCTCTATGAGGAGGACGGTGCGACCCTCATCACGGTGCTCATCGAATACCCCGACAAGGAGACGCGCGACATGATCCTCGCCACCGGCATGGCCGACGGCATGGAAGCCTCGTACGCGCGGCTCGAATCCACGGTGCTGGCGGTCTGA
- a CDS encoding MarR family winged helix-turn-helix transcriptional regulator, protein MDSSEEFTRSGYWYPESATASTVDVLNMLRRYRGAETAMRARTRVTMGMNETDLIALRFLLREKGAGRIVRPVDIARALDISTASTTTLIDRLEKGGHARREPHPTDRRAGVVVPTVSSDDEVRATLGAMHRRMLSLVDELSAEERAVVTRFLAGMTSAIEEASDLDQELRDVIRSHEESESSGD, encoded by the coding sequence ATGGACAGCTCCGAGGAATTCACCCGGTCGGGCTACTGGTATCCCGAGAGCGCGACAGCCAGCACGGTCGACGTGCTCAACATGCTTCGGCGCTACCGCGGCGCCGAGACCGCCATGCGCGCCCGCACCCGCGTCACCATGGGCATGAACGAGACCGACCTCATCGCGCTGCGTTTCCTGCTGCGCGAGAAGGGGGCCGGACGGATCGTGCGTCCCGTCGACATCGCCCGTGCGCTCGACATCTCGACGGCATCCACCACGACCCTCATCGATCGCCTCGAGAAGGGCGGTCACGCACGCCGCGAGCCGCACCCCACCGACCGCCGCGCAGGCGTCGTCGTGCCGACGGTGAGCAGTGACGACGAGGTACGGGCGACCCTGGGCGCAATGCACCGACGGATGCTCTCGCTCGTCGACGAGCTGTCGGCGGAGGAGCGCGCTGTCGTGACACGCTTCCTCGCCGGCATGACCTCGGCCATCGAGGAGGCATCGGACCTCGATCAGGAGCTGCGCGATGTCATCCGCAGCCACGAGGAATCGGAGTCCTCCGGCGACTGA